The following coding sequences lie in one Komagataeibacter sucrofermentans DSM 15973 genomic window:
- the fmt gene encoding methionyl-tRNA formyltransferase: MRLAFMGTPDFAVPALRALHQAGHDIVTVYSQPPRPAGRGKKLRPSPVHLAAGELGIPVRTPLSLRRNAEEHAYFRDLKLDAAVVAAYGLILPVDMLDAPARGCLNIHASLLPRWRGAAPIQAAILAGDSESGVTIMQMDAGLDTGAMLLRDHVALTDHTTATTLHDDLAAMGGRLIVEALAQPPHPGTPQPESGVTYVQRLSREDGRIDWTRPAAEIDRQVRALTPWPGTFTTLGGQVIKIGAVSLTPGSVQAAPGTVVDDALRVACGGGTTLLVTRLQRPGRGMMEAADFLRGQAVDAGTQLGMA; the protein is encoded by the coding sequence ATGCGACTGGCCTTCATGGGCACGCCCGATTTTGCAGTGCCCGCCCTGCGCGCCCTGCATCAGGCCGGGCATGACATCGTTACCGTCTATAGCCAGCCCCCCCGGCCCGCAGGGCGTGGCAAGAAGCTGCGCCCCTCGCCGGTGCATCTTGCCGCCGGGGAACTCGGCATTCCCGTGCGCACCCCGCTCTCGCTGCGCCGCAATGCGGAAGAACACGCCTATTTCCGTGACCTGAAGCTGGATGCAGCAGTGGTGGCCGCCTATGGGCTGATCCTGCCCGTGGACATGCTTGATGCTCCCGCGCGCGGCTGCCTGAACATCCATGCCAGCCTGTTGCCGCGCTGGCGCGGGGCCGCGCCCATTCAGGCCGCCATTCTGGCCGGCGACAGTGAAAGTGGCGTGACCATCATGCAGATGGATGCCGGACTGGACACCGGGGCCATGCTGCTGCGCGACCATGTGGCGCTGACCGACCACACCACGGCCACCACCCTGCATGATGACCTTGCCGCCATGGGCGGCCGCCTGATCGTGGAGGCGCTGGCGCAACCGCCCCACCCCGGCACGCCACAGCCCGAAAGCGGCGTGACCTACGTGCAGCGCCTGAGCCGCGAGGACGGACGCATCGACTGGACCCGTCCTGCTGCTGAAATTGATCGGCAGGTCCGTGCGCTGACCCCATGGCCCGGCACGTTCACCACGCTGGGCGGACAGGTGATCAAGATCGGGGCCGTGAGCCTGACGCCAGGCAGCGTGCAGGCCGCCCCCGGCACGGTGGTGGATGATGCGCTGCGCGTGGCCTGCGGCGGGGGCACGACCCTGCTTGTCACGCGCCTGCAACGCCCCGGCCGGGGCATGATGGAGGCTGCCGACTTCCTGCGCGGGCAGGCCGTGGACGCTGGCACGCAACTGGGCATGGCGTAA